The Methanomassiliicoccales archaeon genome includes a region encoding these proteins:
- a CDS encoding cobyric acid synthase: protein MINPTEPVQDDSEGNYTIHIDALRSQMAKGLIEGDRQCPNFPCHHPDQNCTFCFCPLYPCEDPALGEFVTSRRTGGKVWSCQRCLWIHRDDVASSLFQIMPDIGPGGLDLPTRRKLKAQLERKHAKRAKAIMVLGATSGAGKSLLVTALCRAFRNRGLTVAPFKSQNMSLNSMVTDRGEEIARIQELQARAAGTRPRGELNPILLKPKGGVTSQIIVEGRPYRDTTVQEYYSKFVPDEAPAIIARNLEHLMGSNDVVVIEGAGSPAEINLRGRDVANMYVAKLVHADCLLVVNIDWGGAFAYAVGTLSLLDDEERQLFKGVIINNMCPGGGSLGPAVDIIEKITGVPVLAVMPHMPSLYLPVEDSMDLSLREEGNGHTVVAVVRLPMISNFTDFDALGLEEGVCVVYAQEPSELDGASAIIIPGTKNTVHDLEWLRESGMAKAILVRAGDLPILGICGGYQMLGRMIVDDHGLEGDVSAKIDGLGLLRAVTHFDSYDKRTMQVIGKLAAAGGAVRGYEIHMGRTEGSDAPPLFIMDPDGRPEGMYDKDRMVMGTYLHGAFDLPAFRRFFLSLVKNPVAGDAVVMDHDSAVDGSLRRLAEEIEKHLDLDALLGGDQDGA from the coding sequence ATGATTAATCCAACTGAACCGGTGCAGGACGATTCCGAAGGGAACTATACAATCCACATCGACGCACTGCGTTCACAGATGGCCAAAGGACTGATCGAAGGCGATCGACAGTGCCCCAACTTTCCCTGCCATCATCCTGACCAGAACTGTACATTCTGCTTCTGCCCGCTCTATCCTTGCGAGGACCCTGCGTTGGGAGAGTTCGTCACCTCCAGGCGTACCGGTGGAAAGGTCTGGTCCTGTCAGCGCTGCCTGTGGATTCATCGTGACGATGTCGCCAGTTCGCTCTTCCAGATCATGCCCGACATCGGACCAGGAGGTCTGGACCTGCCTACAAGAAGAAAATTGAAGGCGCAACTGGAGAGAAAGCACGCGAAGAGGGCCAAGGCCATCATGGTCCTAGGTGCGACCTCCGGCGCCGGTAAGTCCCTTCTGGTGACAGCCCTCTGTCGGGCCTTCCGTAATCGCGGCCTGACCGTAGCCCCGTTCAAATCGCAGAACATGTCACTGAACTCCATGGTGACGGACAGGGGCGAGGAGATAGCTCGGATCCAGGAGCTGCAAGCTCGGGCCGCCGGCACCCGCCCGCGCGGAGAGCTGAACCCCATACTGCTCAAGCCCAAGGGCGGCGTCACCTCCCAGATAATCGTCGAAGGCCGTCCATACCGCGACACCACCGTGCAGGAGTACTACTCGAAGTTCGTTCCCGACGAGGCTCCGGCTATCATCGCCCGCAACCTGGAACACCTGATGGGGTCCAATGACGTGGTGGTGATAGAAGGCGCGGGCTCCCCCGCGGAGATCAACCTGCGAGGGAGGGATGTAGCCAACATGTACGTGGCCAAGCTGGTCCATGCCGACTGCCTGCTGGTGGTGAACATAGATTGGGGCGGGGCGTTCGCCTATGCCGTGGGTACCCTTTCCTTGCTCGATGACGAGGAACGCCAGCTGTTCAAGGGCGTGATCATCAACAACATGTGCCCGGGCGGCGGCTCGCTAGGACCGGCCGTGGACATCATCGAGAAGATCACCGGCGTACCGGTGCTGGCAGTTATGCCTCACATGCCTTCGCTGTACCTTCCGGTGGAGGACTCCATGGACCTCTCCCTGCGCGAGGAAGGGAACGGTCATACGGTGGTCGCGGTAGTGCGCTTGCCCATGATATCCAACTTCACCGACTTTGACGCATTGGGGCTGGAAGAAGGCGTGTGCGTCGTCTACGCGCAGGAGCCTTCCGAGCTGGATGGAGCTAGCGCGATCATCATCCCTGGCACAAAGAACACGGTCCACGACCTGGAATGGCTGAGGGAGAGCGGAATGGCCAAGGCCATACTGGTCCGGGCGGGAGACCTTCCCATATTGGGCATTTGCGGCGGCTACCAGATGCTCGGGCGAATGATAGTGGACGACCACGGCCTGGAGGGGGACGTGTCCGCGAAGATCGACGGGCTCGGGCTTCTGAGGGCGGTGACCCACTTCGATTCCTACGACAAGAGGACGATGCAGGTCATCGGGAAACTGGCCGCAGCGGGCGGTGCCGTAAGAGGTTACGAGATCCACATGGGACGGACGGAGGGCAGCGATGCGCCACCGCTGTTCATCATGGACCCCGATGGCCGCCCGGAGGGGATGTACGACAAGGACCGCATGGTCATGGGGACCTACCTGCACGGGGCCTTCGACCTGCCAGCGTTCCGGCGCTTCTTCCTGTCGCTAGTAAAGAATCCCGTCGCCGGTGACGCCGTGGTCATGGACCACGATTCCGCAGTTGACGGCTCCTTACGGCGCCTGGCGGAAGAGATCGAGAAGCATCTGGACCTAGACGCCCTGTTGGGAGGCGACCAAGATGGCGCGTAG
- a CDS encoding cobyric acid synthase, whose product MARRLMIQGVTSGAGKTTLTAALCRYFFLKGVDVAPFKAQNVSLNSFVTADGKEVAMSQAYQAWASGLEPSSDMNPMLVKPKGNGRCQMMLGGIPWRDLSRGETTPEMIEEIRSRILGSFNNLSSTRDTLVIEGMGSPVEMNLKDRDVANMWLAKATRSPVVLVGDIEKGGVFAGLYGTYLLLDEEEQDLLKGFIINRFRGDASILKAGINELESRMGVPCLGVLPYVRFNAPQEDSMDLIRNPSAGRGEGDVRQLWTAELDGLLNKWDKAWDLSRIESLFSRV is encoded by the coding sequence ATGGCGCGTAGGCTCATGATACAGGGCGTGACCTCCGGCGCTGGAAAGACCACGCTGACCGCCGCCCTGTGCCGGTATTTCTTTTTGAAGGGAGTGGACGTCGCGCCCTTCAAGGCCCAGAACGTCTCCCTAAACTCTTTCGTCACCGCTGACGGGAAGGAAGTGGCGATGTCTCAAGCGTATCAGGCCTGGGCCAGCGGCCTGGAGCCATCATCGGACATGAACCCGATGCTGGTAAAACCGAAAGGCAATGGGCGCTGCCAGATGATGCTCGGGGGGATCCCCTGGCGGGACCTGAGCCGGGGGGAGACCACTCCCGAGATGATCGAGGAGATCAGGTCACGGATACTCGGGTCCTTCAACAACCTCTCCTCGACAAGGGACACGTTGGTCATCGAGGGCATGGGCTCTCCGGTGGAGATGAACCTGAAGGACCGGGACGTGGCCAACATGTGGCTGGCCAAGGCGACCCGTTCACCTGTCGTGCTGGTCGGAGACATCGAGAAGGGCGGGGTCTTCGCCGGATTGTACGGGACCTACCTTCTATTGGACGAGGAGGAGCAGGACCTGCTGAAAGGTTTCATCATAAACCGCTTCCGCGGGGACGCCTCCATATTGAAGGCTGGCATCAATGAGCTGGAGTCCCGAATGGGCGTGCCCTGCCTGGGCGTTCTGCCATATGTCCGTTTCAACGCTCCCCAAGAGGACTCCATGGATCTGATACGGAACCCCAGCGCAGGCCGGGGGGAGGGTGATGTGCGTCAACTATGGACGGCGGAACTAGATGGGCTGCTAAATAAATGGGATAAGGCCTGGGACCTTTCCAGGATCGAAAGCCTGTTCAGTAGGGTTTGA
- a CDS encoding zinc-ribbon domain-containing protein, translated as MIKYEEQPTFGAPSYGAPAQPNQPSGNYCQKCGAFMEPGAQFCPKCGNRNS; from the coding sequence GTGATTAAATATGAGGAGCAGCCGACCTTCGGCGCACCTTCCTACGGTGCTCCTGCCCAACCAAACCAACCGAGCGGCAACTACTGTCAGAAATGTGGTGCGTTCATGGAGCCTGGTGCGCAGTTCTGCCCGAAGTGCGGCAACCGCAACAGCTAG
- a CDS encoding ABC transporter substrate-binding protein, with product MLSNGNKEEAGPVTLVDAEGRNVTTSVAPLRIVSCSPSLTEIVYALGLGDRLVAVTDYCDWPEDVTARKSNGSLASIGGYFTPSIEAIAQANPDIVLVDQGVQAQLDMMPQMKDLQLNFIVLHKGLTFEEVYQNIAMVGEICWEEKAAKDLTDSMKDRIADIQETVGDTEELPTVVFAVWLEPIYVAGNGTFSHEMMTTALGENVYSNTTSWPAVNIESLLEEDPDYILVSMMSLPNPAEDILADMKNDTLWSTLTAVQNDHVYIFTGQCDNVFSRPGPRIVDGVELMAEIMHSAAFNVTIPNVIADDYVDWVSSDDASVGSSALEVISYVSSVSSILVQTVERRA from the coding sequence TTGCTCAGCAATGGGAATAAAGAGGAGGCCGGGCCGGTCACCCTGGTAGACGCTGAAGGGCGCAACGTTACAACGTCTGTCGCTCCATTGCGCATCGTCTCCTGCTCTCCATCCTTGACCGAGATCGTCTATGCCCTCGGGCTGGGGGACCGTCTGGTGGCGGTGACCGACTACTGCGACTGGCCTGAGGACGTCACCGCCAGGAAGAGCAACGGCTCCCTGGCATCCATAGGTGGGTACTTCACGCCCAGCATCGAGGCCATAGCTCAGGCGAACCCTGACATCGTCCTGGTGGACCAGGGAGTACAGGCACAGCTGGACATGATGCCCCAGATGAAGGACCTACAGCTGAACTTCATAGTGTTGCACAAAGGTCTCACCTTCGAGGAAGTGTATCAGAACATTGCCATGGTCGGCGAGATCTGCTGGGAGGAAAAGGCGGCCAAGGATCTCACTGACTCCATGAAGGACCGCATCGCGGACATCCAGGAGACCGTGGGTGATACCGAGGAACTGCCCACGGTGGTCTTCGCCGTCTGGCTGGAACCGATATACGTTGCTGGAAATGGTACCTTCTCGCACGAGATGATGACCACCGCATTGGGAGAGAACGTTTATTCCAACACGACCTCCTGGCCCGCGGTGAACATCGAATCCCTTCTGGAGGAAGACCCCGACTACATCCTGGTGTCCATGATGTCCCTGCCCAACCCGGCCGAGGACATCCTTGCCGACATGAAGAACGACACCCTATGGTCAACGCTTACGGCGGTCCAGAACGACCACGTGTACATATTCACCGGGCAATGTGACAACGTGTTCTCCCGCCCTGGTCCGCGCATAGTGGACGGAGTGGAGCTGATGGCCGAGATAATGCATAGCGCGGCCTTCAACGTCACCATTCCCAACGTGATCGCTGACGATTACGTAGACTGGGTTTCCTCTGATGACGCTTCGGTCGGGTCATCAGCCCTCGAGGTTATCTCTTATGTATCGAGCGTATCGAGCATATTAGTACAAACTGTGGAACGGAGGGCTTGA
- a CDS encoding iron ABC transporter permease — translation MEGTKADRAKYKLAGILGLGMVSLVLLFFLSLTTGTMDISFSKAMESTWNIIVNWGETQNVQELVIFNLRLPRTIAVIAVGIGLSVAGAVMQALIRNPLVDPYITGVSTGAALGATLAVLAGVTVMGITNYALPVMAFIGAAGAFMVTMTLAEAAGGRPISYVLGGTIIGIALSSGTTLLMYMNADRLHGVLFWLFGSFAYMTWDSTLIVLFVVLALTVIMLLYAKEFNVILLGDEQAKQLGMNVKRFKTTMFLLVSALASVCVAFTGVIGFVGLIVPHLARMLIGGDHRLLLPASMMLGANILLVADIVCKTVVAPSELPIGAIISIIGAPFFGYLMIRMGKEYVM, via the coding sequence ATGGAGGGCACCAAGGCTGACCGGGCGAAATACAAGCTGGCCGGGATACTCGGCTTGGGCATGGTCAGCCTGGTCCTCCTTTTTTTCCTATCACTTACCACCGGGACCATGGACATATCGTTCTCCAAGGCCATGGAGTCCACCTGGAACATCATCGTTAACTGGGGCGAGACCCAGAACGTCCAGGAGCTGGTGATCTTCAACCTAAGATTGCCCCGAACCATAGCGGTCATCGCCGTGGGCATCGGCCTATCCGTGGCCGGAGCGGTCATGCAGGCTCTCATACGCAATCCTCTGGTCGATCCTTACATCACTGGGGTTTCGACCGGGGCCGCTTTAGGCGCGACCTTGGCCGTGCTTGCCGGCGTGACCGTCATGGGCATAACCAATTACGCCCTGCCGGTCATGGCCTTCATCGGTGCCGCTGGAGCCTTCATGGTCACCATGACCCTGGCCGAGGCGGCCGGCGGGCGCCCCATCAGCTACGTCCTGGGCGGTACGATAATCGGCATCGCCCTCTCCTCCGGGACCACCTTGCTGATGTACATGAACGCCGACCGCCTGCATGGCGTGCTCTTCTGGCTCTTCGGTTCTTTCGCCTACATGACCTGGGATTCGACCCTGATAGTCCTGTTCGTGGTCCTGGCCCTCACCGTTATCATGCTGCTCTACGCCAAGGAGTTCAACGTCATATTGCTGGGCGACGAGCAAGCAAAGCAGCTGGGCATGAACGTGAAGAGGTTCAAGACCACCATGTTCCTGCTGGTGTCCGCCCTGGCCTCCGTGTGCGTGGCCTTCACCGGCGTTATCGGCTTCGTCGGTCTCATCGTCCCGCACCTGGCCCGCATGTTGATCGGCGGCGACCACCGCCTGCTGCTCCCGGCCTCCATGATGTTAGGGGCAAACATTCTATTGGTGGCGGACATTGTATGTAAGACCGTGGTGGCCCCTTCCGAGCTACCTATTGGGGCCATAATATCGATCATCGGGGCGCCCTTCTTCGGCTACCTCATGATCAGGATGGGCAAGGAATATGTCATGTGA
- a CDS encoding ABC transporter ATP-binding protein, whose protein sequence is MSCDDELTVKLDNVSFSYGTKRNPCAKTLKGITINAQKGQLIGIMGPNGCGKTTFLRCINKVLKPQEGAIYIDGKDVDRLKMMEVAKLCANIPADVPDDFHLSVEEFVALGRYPFVTGIWWEGEKDERLVREAMAAYHVTHLRDRKLGELSSGEKARVLLAKGAVQQPKILLADEPSAHLDLKFKLQVMQALKDLSRQGVTVITASHDINLIAKYADLVIIISEGGILSYGPPAEIINEEVIRAVYGVEVAIVREKGEIFVVPLRPVDPEKGDNEDPRTCEKGIVAD, encoded by the coding sequence ATGTCATGTGATGACGAGCTGACGGTGAAGTTGGACAACGTCTCCTTCAGCTATGGCACCAAACGGAACCCTTGCGCCAAGACGTTGAAAGGAATAACGATCAACGCCCAGAAGGGGCAGCTCATCGGGATAATGGGACCGAACGGTTGCGGGAAGACCACCTTCCTTCGCTGCATCAACAAGGTCCTCAAGCCCCAGGAGGGCGCCATCTACATCGACGGAAAGGACGTGGACCGCCTGAAGATGATGGAGGTGGCCAAGCTGTGCGCCAACATTCCTGCGGACGTTCCAGACGATTTTCATCTCTCGGTGGAGGAGTTCGTGGCCTTGGGGCGGTACCCCTTTGTCACCGGCATCTGGTGGGAGGGAGAGAAGGACGAGCGGTTGGTCCGCGAGGCCATGGCCGCCTATCACGTGACGCACCTCCGGGACCGCAAGTTGGGGGAGCTCAGCAGCGGGGAGAAGGCGCGCGTGCTCTTGGCCAAGGGCGCCGTCCAGCAACCGAAGATACTGCTGGCCGACGAGCCGAGCGCCCATCTGGACCTAAAGTTCAAGCTGCAGGTCATGCAGGCCCTGAAGGACCTGTCCCGACAGGGGGTGACGGTGATCACCGCCTCCCATGATATCAACCTTATCGCCAAATACGCTGATCTGGTCATAATCATCAGCGAGGGCGGCATACTCAGCTACGGCCCCCCGGCCGAGATCATCAACGAGGAGGTCATCCGCGCCGTCTACGGTGTGGAGGTGGCCATCGTCCGCGAGAAGGGCGAGATATTCGTGGTCCCATTAAGACCGGTGGACCCGGAGAAGGGTGACAATGAAGATCCAAGAACTTGTGAAAAAGGAATTGTTGCCGATTAA
- a CDS encoding histidinol-phosphate transaminase, with translation MKIQELVKKELLPIKRPVHGGQGWRLSGVEDFSHNLNPYGPPAELPQLVAEAAKQLDHYPDDVSADFREAVATLHGVSPENVIAGAGSAELIKLYPEVFLSHKARVIIPRPTFSEYSHACRMQGANVLDVPLLEGDGFCLDLNTTLEKLPLAKAVYVCNPNNPTGTLESRRKIMELVDACERTGKLVFLDETLLELVEGHEGISCMKDVQNHSNLFIVSSLTKSFAIPGLRVGYGVGSEEIINMMDRARLSWNIGVIEQYVGARLLREHMDHVRKAAEMMGRERGRIKKAVDGTNLFSPLTEQSFFFFARVSSPRLSGEDIVEYLLPRKVLVRDCSTFGRPFDKFVRFSVKTPEKNDHLIQAMEETAQEIRSTAFGARMHV, from the coding sequence ATGAAGATCCAAGAACTTGTGAAAAAGGAATTGTTGCCGATTAAGCGCCCGGTCCACGGCGGCCAGGGCTGGCGGCTCTCCGGCGTGGAGGACTTTAGTCACAACCTTAACCCCTACGGGCCTCCGGCCGAGCTGCCGCAGCTGGTGGCGGAGGCCGCCAAGCAGCTGGACCACTACCCGGACGACGTGTCCGCCGATTTCCGCGAGGCGGTGGCGACGCTGCACGGCGTCTCCCCGGAGAACGTCATCGCCGGGGCCGGGTCCGCCGAGCTGATAAAACTGTATCCAGAGGTATTCCTTTCGCACAAGGCCAGGGTCATCATCCCCCGGCCCACCTTCTCGGAGTATTCGCACGCCTGCCGCATGCAGGGGGCGAACGTCCTCGATGTTCCCCTGTTGGAGGGGGACGGGTTCTGCCTGGACCTGAACACCACCTTGGAGAAATTGCCGCTGGCCAAGGCGGTGTACGTTTGCAACCCCAACAACCCCACCGGGACGCTGGAGTCCCGGCGCAAGATAATGGAGCTGGTGGACGCCTGCGAGAGGACCGGGAAGCTGGTCTTCCTGGACGAGACCCTGCTGGAGCTGGTCGAAGGGCACGAGGGCATCTCCTGCATGAAGGATGTGCAGAACCACAGCAACCTGTTCATCGTCTCCTCCCTGACCAAGTCCTTCGCCATCCCTGGCCTGAGGGTCGGTTACGGCGTGGGCAGCGAAGAGATAATCAACATGATGGACCGCGCCCGCCTGTCCTGGAACATCGGCGTGATCGAGCAGTACGTCGGCGCCCGTCTTCTGCGGGAGCACATGGACCACGTGAGAAAGGCGGCGGAGATGATGGGACGGGAACGCGGCCGTATAAAGAAGGCGGTGGACGGCACCAACCTGTTCTCGCCTCTGACCGAGCAATCCTTCTTCTTCTTCGCCCGGGTCAGCAGTCCCCGTCTGAGCGGGGAGGACATCGTGGAGTATCTTCTGCCGCGCAAGGTGCTGGTGCGGGACTGCTCGACGTTCGGGCGGCCGTTCGACAAGTTCGTCCGCTTCAGTGTCAAGACCCCGGAGAAGAACGACCATTTGATACAGGCCATGGAAGAGACGGCGCAGGAGATCCGCAGCACGGCCTTCGGGGCGAGGATGCATGTTTGA
- a CDS encoding cobalamin biosynthesis protein, which yields MFEMVLYALLALLIALLIDSFIGEPPNALHPVVWMGKVISFLDRRVTRGHPRKERAAGVALALTTILLFAFLVLLLMTAVRHTLGLLAWAIVGGVLLKTMFAIGAMRKHTEPVRLALLSGDLKLGRQKASLMVSRDVSQLDAPHVISCAAESAAENTVDSIFSPLFYFGLLGLPATVAYRASNTLDAMVGYPNDKYRYVGWFSAKLDDCTNWLMARASLPFILLSLALLGKDWRAGWAAAKKYHDQTLSPNKGWHMSAFAGGLGIRFEKIGWYIMGDGPLPTDPEVLRDTIKVMTLASYLFIFTVAIPLYLLMGVHLQVLAEDLLWNIIGG from the coding sequence ATGTTTGAGATGGTCCTCTACGCCCTCCTAGCATTGCTTATAGCGCTCCTCATCGACAGCTTCATCGGCGAGCCGCCTAACGCCCTTCATCCTGTGGTATGGATGGGCAAGGTCATCTCCTTTCTGGACCGCCGCGTGACCCGCGGCCATCCGCGAAAGGAGCGGGCGGCGGGCGTGGCCCTGGCCCTGACCACTATACTCCTGTTCGCTTTCCTGGTCTTGCTGCTGATGACCGCCGTGCGCCACACGCTCGGGCTGCTGGCCTGGGCCATCGTCGGCGGGGTGCTCCTCAAGACCATGTTCGCCATTGGGGCCATGCGCAAGCACACCGAACCGGTGCGGCTGGCGCTGCTGTCCGGTGACCTGAAGCTGGGTAGGCAGAAGGCCTCCTTGATGGTCAGCCGGGACGTGAGCCAGCTGGACGCGCCGCACGTTATATCCTGCGCCGCGGAGAGCGCGGCGGAGAACACCGTGGACAGCATCTTCTCGCCTTTGTTCTATTTCGGCCTGTTAGGTTTACCGGCGACCGTGGCGTACCGTGCCTCCAACACCCTGGACGCCATGGTGGGCTACCCGAACGACAAGTACCGTTACGTCGGGTGGTTCTCGGCCAAGCTGGACGACTGCACCAACTGGCTGATGGCCCGCGCCTCCCTGCCGTTCATACTGCTGTCCCTGGCGCTTCTGGGAAAGGACTGGCGGGCGGGATGGGCGGCCGCGAAGAAATATCACGACCAGACGCTCTCCCCGAACAAAGGCTGGCACATGTCGGCCTTCGCCGGCGGCCTGGGCATACGCTTCGAGAAGATAGGTTGGTACATCATGGGGGACGGACCGCTCCCCACCGACCCCGAGGTCCTGCGGGACACCATAAAGGTCATGACCCTGGCCTCTTATCTCTTCATATTCACCGTGGCGATACCGTTGTACCTTCTGATGGGGGTGCACCTGCAGGTGCTCGCCGAGGACCTGCTCTGGAACATCATAGGTGGTTGA
- a CDS encoding adenosylcobinamide amidohydrolase produces the protein MQISDLRIEKGEVKGHKYVAIKMPRRMRVLASTILNGGLGEADSVLMLQVPLHYDHADPMAHMRELVAELRMPKSTVTFMTAAELDKAFYVKEAEHNGSQAIALVSAGISNSIRAGESSREGTVPHRQVGTINVMVITDKSLDDCGLVNAVMTVTEAKAAALQDHHIPGTGTTSDAVMIACPKEGERCLWAGSSSDHGLAMSVAVRSALGESITRWKGANGDSVHFLRSLAIRGITYDDMWKAVQEMNALDPAWDENLVRQMFEAKLEMLAKDVNVNALLTAAMTLEEKGRYGQLYGLSESKYQEDPVHLLADELLGIALAEYIGGSKCIFEYIRYDKKKPGILSVLGPFMDDIVASLIGATMSTIYSDLLEGEGRLS, from the coding sequence ATGCAGATCAGCGACTTGCGGATCGAGAAGGGCGAAGTGAAAGGGCACAAGTACGTGGCGATCAAGATGCCCCGACGCATGAGGGTGCTGGCCTCCACCATCCTGAACGGCGGACTGGGCGAGGCGGACTCCGTGCTGATGCTGCAGGTCCCCCTGCACTACGACCACGCCGATCCCATGGCCCACATGCGCGAGCTAGTAGCGGAATTGAGAATGCCCAAGAGTACCGTCACCTTCATGACCGCGGCCGAACTGGACAAGGCCTTCTACGTCAAGGAGGCCGAGCACAACGGTTCCCAGGCCATCGCCCTAGTGAGCGCCGGTATATCCAACTCCATCCGGGCTGGGGAATCCTCCCGCGAGGGAACGGTCCCGCACCGCCAGGTAGGTACGATCAACGTCATGGTCATCACCGACAAGTCCCTGGACGACTGCGGGCTGGTGAACGCGGTCATGACCGTCACCGAGGCCAAGGCGGCGGCGCTGCAGGACCATCACATTCCGGGAACGGGCACCACCAGCGATGCGGTGATGATAGCTTGCCCCAAGGAAGGGGAAAGGTGCCTGTGGGCGGGGAGCAGCTCCGACCACGGACTGGCCATGTCCGTGGCGGTGCGGAGCGCCCTGGGGGAGTCCATCACCAGATGGAAGGGCGCCAACGGCGACTCCGTGCATTTCCTGCGTTCCCTGGCCATCCGCGGCATCACCTACGACGACATGTGGAAGGCGGTGCAGGAGATGAACGCCCTGGACCCGGCCTGGGACGAGAACCTGGTGCGCCAGATGTTCGAGGCCAAGCTGGAGATGCTGGCCAAGGACGTGAACGTCAACGCCCTGCTCACCGCGGCCATGACCCTGGAGGAGAAGGGCCGGTACGGGCAGCTGTACGGTCTGAGCGAGAGCAAGTACCAGGAGGACCCCGTGCACCTACTGGCCGACGAGCTGCTGGGGATAGCGCTCGCGGAGTACATCGGCGGCAGCAAGTGTATCTTCGAGTATATCCGCTACGACAAGAAGAAGCCTGGGATATTGTCCGTGCTGGGCCCGTTCATGGACGACATCGTGGCCTCGTTGATAGGCGCCACCATGTCCACCATCTACTCTGATCTGCTGGAGGGAGAAGGACGACTGTCGTAG
- the cobS gene encoding adenosylcobinamide-GDP ribazoletransferase — translation MTLFTIIPAKNDGKDVEDLSHHFYLILFVGVLYGLLVGGIMYLTTDWISRILAAAIAFASLHLLNRFLHIDGLSDFGDGMVCGGDAERKLAAMKDSKTGAGGVGYVIVFSLLSFAALSSTWGGLGLLLLPLVAEIMNKNAVVMCAYGGKAREGLGNLFVTNTTEKSAIISLLLSMLLSLGLMLSFNLFVDSWEIGRMIAVTVIAVLVSSLVGYGMSSLAEKNFGAVNGDVLGATNEICRPLVLIAMLVVLA, via the coding sequence TTGACGCTGTTCACCATCATCCCCGCCAAGAACGACGGCAAGGACGTGGAGGACCTCTCCCACCACTTCTATCTCATACTGTTCGTAGGCGTCCTGTACGGCCTGCTGGTCGGCGGGATCATGTACCTCACCACCGACTGGATATCGAGGATATTGGCTGCCGCCATAGCTTTCGCCTCGTTGCACCTGCTGAACCGCTTCCTGCACATAGACGGGCTGAGCGACTTCGGTGACGGGATGGTCTGCGGCGGGGACGCCGAACGGAAGCTGGCGGCCATGAAGGACTCCAAGACCGGCGCCGGCGGCGTCGGATACGTAATCGTCTTCAGCCTGCTCAGCTTCGCCGCCCTGAGCTCGACCTGGGGAGGCCTGGGCCTGCTCCTGCTGCCATTGGTCGCCGAGATCATGAACAAGAACGCGGTGGTCATGTGCGCCTACGGCGGCAAGGCCCGCGAGGGCCTGGGGAACCTGTTCGTCACCAACACCACCGAGAAGAGCGCCATCATCTCGCTGCTGCTTTCCATGCTGCTTTCCTTGGGCCTTATGCTCTCCTTCAACCTTTTTGTGGATAGCTGGGAAATAGGAAGGATGATCGCGGTGACCGTGATCGCGGTCCTGGTCAGCTCATTGGTGGGATATGGCATGAGCAGCCTGGCGGAGAAGAACTTCGGGGCGGTGAACGGGGACGTACTGGGGGCGACCAACGAGATATGCCGCCCGCTGGTCCTCATCGCCATGCTGGTGGTGCTGGCATGA
- a CDS encoding NTP transferase domain-containing protein, whose amino-acid sequence MSVAALITAGGKGTRIKELGVEKPIVKVVGRPMVDIVLEQLLAVDEIASVYVSVSDNVPRTREHLKKMGVKVLETSGTEYCHDLIQAAESIAEDHIFICPADLPLMQADLVKEIVTDYLSKKEASLTVGIPLEWAIEFGVDVTFYEHCDGKPVMPCGVSVVDREKMLTREFLPGGYFLTQTPDVVINVNTVKDLKQAEKVLRHRLTCP is encoded by the coding sequence ATGAGCGTGGCCGCCCTTATCACCGCCGGAGGGAAGGGCACCCGCATCAAGGAGCTGGGCGTGGAGAAGCCCATCGTCAAGGTGGTGGGGAGGCCGATGGTGGACATCGTTCTCGAGCAGCTGCTGGCGGTGGACGAGATAGCCTCGGTGTACGTCTCGGTCAGCGACAACGTGCCCCGCACCCGCGAGCACCTAAAGAAGATGGGCGTGAAGGTCCTGGAGACGTCCGGAACGGAGTACTGCCACGACCTCATCCAGGCGGCGGAGAGCATAGCGGAGGACCACATCTTCATCTGCCCCGCCGACCTGCCATTAATGCAGGCCGATCTGGTTAAAGAGATCGTTACCGATTACCTGTCAAAGAAGGAGGCGTCCCTGACCGTGGGCATACCGCTGGAATGGGCCATCGAGTTCGGGGTGGACGTCACGTTCTACGAGCATTGCGATGGAAAACCGGTCATGCCCTGCGGGGTCAGCGTGGTGGACCGGGAGAAGATGCTCACCCGGGAGTTCCTTCCCGGCGGATACTTTTTAACGCAGACGCCGGACGTGGTCATCAACGTCAACACGGTCAAGGACCTGAAGCAGGCGGAAAAGGTGCTCCGCCACCGCCTCACTTGCCCATGA